The Setaria italica strain Yugu1 chromosome IX, Setaria_italica_v2.0, whole genome shotgun sequence genome has a window encoding:
- the LOC101786438 gene encoding uncharacterized protein LOC101786438 → MDLVDDEVPPLEPCLPPPPPRAAMRSRPSSWSSSGSSGGVEYTSLRDVIAEAGPGSGGGSFGDGADFDASNINIRNQLLKHAASAYLQSAIVVPPRDTGCLSRLWRRLLHRRRCRILQRPWPGCCGAGDPPRLCAAAVAGSARRLAAFLSGCVARMCT, encoded by the coding sequence ATGGATCTCGTAGACGATGAGGTCCCGCCGCTAGAGCcgtgcctgccgccgccgccgccgcgcgccgccatgCGGTCCCGGCCGTCGAGCTGGAGCAGCagcgggagcagcggcggcgtcgAGTACACGAGCCTCCGGGACGTGATCGCCGAGGCCGggcccggcagcggcggcggcagcttcggcgacggcgccgacTTCGACGCGTCCAACATCAACATCCGCAACCAGCTGCTGAAGCACGCCGCGTCGGCGTACCTCCAGTCGGCGATCGTcgtgccgccgcgggacacggGGTGCCTCAGCAGGCTGTGGAGGAGGCTGCTccaccgccggcgctgccgcatCCTGCAGCGGCCGTGGCCGGGGTGCTGCGGCGCCGGGGACCCGCCGCGCCTCTgcgccgcggccgtggcgggctcggcgcgccggctcgccgcctTCCTATCCGGCTGCGTCGCCCGCATGTGCACGTAG
- the LOC101780543 gene encoding G-type lectin S-receptor-like serine/threonine-protein kinase At2g19130 gives MVNYKHSQSNMPSSYISIPVSFCILIIATSLCSAADTISAGQPLAGRGGKLVSKNGKFALGFFQRWTGSRSSTPKWYLGIWFNTVPELTPAWVANRENPLPDGTSSELIISDDGNLAIFNRPNRSILWSSQANTTTNNTIAVLLNSGDLVLSDASNSTAIFWRSFDHMTDTFLPGARMGRNKVTGWTHGLVSNKNSHDLSPGIYSGHPSPDSANFELLLSWNSSVTYWSSGQWEGQYFSNMPEMSGRYLFFSEFVSNDREEYYTYWLKNETVVTRYVLDVDGQAKMVLWSDASAEWIFFYPKPDAQCEAYAVCGPFTVCREDVLPFCNCMKGFSIRSQEDWELGDRTGGCNRNIPLNCASSNSGISGGLTDMFYAMRNVIYPDNAKHIEAGSAEECGKSCLGDCSCYAYSYSGKCSVWNSQLLNVLQRYNGSASDEGILYLRLAAEELKTSKHKRRMIVRLVIAATIFAALSLFAIICMFVRRRKRQHSSMEPSNIRGGIMAFGYKDLRHATKNFSEKLGGGSFGSVFKGVLPDSTVIAVKRLDGARQEEKEFRAELSSIGMIQHINLVKLIGFCCQGSKRLLVYEYMPNHSLDAHLFQSSGMPLCWGTRYKIALGVARGLAYLHENCQDCIIHCDIKPQNILLDASFVPKIADFGMAKFVRRDFSRVITTMRGTMGYLAPEWISGVAISSKVDVYSYGMVLLEIIFGRRNSGEEYNSDSTYLPVQVVNKLLQGNVQCLMDQSMHDGINLEEVERACRVACWCIQDHESHRLTMGEVVWILEGLIKVDVPPMPKVLEAISGGTDSTIA, from the coding sequence ATGGTGAACTATAAACACAGCCAATCCAACATGCCCTCATCCTACATATCCATCCCAGTTTCCTTCTGCATCCTGATCATTGCCACATCCCTGTGCTCCGCGGCGGACACCATCTCGGCCGGTCAGCCACTCGCCGGCCGTGGCGGGAAGCTCGTCTCCAAGAACGGTAAGTTCGCACTGGGATTCTTCCAAAGATGGACCGGCAGCCGCTCCAGTACCCCGAAATGGTACTTGGGCATATGGTTCAACACAGTCCCGGAGTTGACCCCAGCTTGGGTGGCCAACCGGGAGAACCCGCTCCCCGACGGAACCTCGTCGGAGCTCATCATCTCCGACGATGGCAACCTCGCCATCTTCAACCGACCCAACCGGTCAATTCTGTGGTCGAGCCAGGCGAACACCACGACGAACAACACCATCGCCGTGCTGCTCAACAGCGGAGACCTCGTCCTGTCCGACGCGTCGAACTCGACTGCCATCTTCTGGAGGAGCTTCGACCACATGACCGACACTTTCCTCCCCGGTGCCAGGATGGGCAGGAACAAGGTGACCGGGTGGACCCATGGCCTTGTCTCCAATAAGAACTCGCACGATCTGTCTCCGGGCATCTACTCTGGCCACCCATCTCCAGACTCTGCCAACTTCGAGCTGCTCCTTTCATGGAACTCTTCGGTTACATACTGGTCATCCGGGCAATGGGAGGGGCAGTACTTCAGCAACATGCCGGAGATGTCGGGTCGCTATTTGTTCTTCTCCGAGTTCGTTAGCAATGATCGGGAAGAGTACTACACATACTGGTTGAAAAACGAGACCGTGGTCACAAGGTATGTCCTTGATGTAGACGGGCAAGCAAAAATGGTGCTCTGGTCTGATGCTTCAGCGGAGTGGATATTCTTTTATCCAAAACCAGATGCTCAGTGCGAGGCGTATGCTGTCTGCGGACCGTTTACGGTTTGCAGAGAGGATGTGCTCCCTTTCTGCAACTGTATGAAGGGTTTCTCCATCAGATCACAGGAAGACTGGGAGCTAGGGGATCGAACAGGCGGATGCAACAGAAACATTCCCTTAAACTGTGCCAGCAGCAACTCAGGCATAAGTGGTGGTCTGACAGACATGTTCTATGCCATGAGGAATGTTATATACCCTGATAATGCCAAACACATTGAAGCTGGGAGTGCCGAGGAATGTGGAAAAAGTTGTCTTGGGGATTGCTCCTGCTACGCATATTCCTACTCTGGTAAGTGCAGTGTTTGGAACTCTCAACTGCTTAATGTTTTGCAAAGGTATAATGGAAGTGCCAGCGACGAAGGAATTCTTTACCTTCGGCTTGCTGCCGAAGAGCTAAAAACTTCAAAACACAAAAGAAGAATGATAGTTCGGTTGGTGATTGCTGCAACCATCTTCGCCGCTTTGTCTCTGTTTGCAATTATTTGCATGTTTGTCAGGAGACGGAAAAGGCAGCATTCATCTATGGAACCAAGCAACATCAGAGGAGGAATAATGGCTTTTGGATACAAAGATTTGCGACATGCAACAAAAAACTTCTCAGAAAAATTAGGAGGTGGTAGTTTTGGGTCTGTGTTTAAGGGTGTTTTACCTGACTCAACTGTCATTGCAGTTAAAAGACTTGATGGTGCTCGTCAAGAAGAGAAGGAATTCAGGGCAGAATTGAGTTCGATAGGAATGATCCAGCATATTAACTTGGTCAAGTTAATTGGCTTTTGCTGCCAAGGAAGCAAAAGATTGCTTGTCTATGAGTATATGCCAAACCActctcttgatgcccatctGTTTCAAAGCAGTGGCATGCCCTTGTGTTGGGGTACTCGGTACAAGATAGCACTTGGTGTTGCTAGAGGATTAGCCTATTTGCATGAGAATTGCCAAGACTGTATTATCCATTGCGACATTAAGCCCCAGAACATTCTTTTAGATGCTTCTTTTGTTCCTAAGATTGCAGATTTTGGGATGGCAAAGTTTGTTCGAAGAGATTTTAGCCGAGTCATAACAACAATGAGAGGAACTATGGGATATCTTGCTCCTGAATGGATAAGTGGCGTGGCTATCTCATCAAAAGTAGATGTTTACAGTTACGGAATGGTACTGTTAGAAATCATATTTGGAAGAAGAAACTCCGGAGAAGAATATAACAGCGATAGTACCTACTTGCCTGTACAAGTTGTAAATAAACTCCTTCAGGGGAATGTGCAGTGCTTGATGGATCAAAGCATGCACGATGGCATCAATCTGGAAGAGGTTGAAAGGGCTTGCCGAGTTGCTTGTTGGTGTATTCAGGATCACGAGTCCCACAGACTGACTATGGGAGAAGTAGTCTGGATTCTTGAGGGCTTGATTAAGGTCGATGTGCCTCCCATGCCAAAGGTTCTTGAAGCAATTTCAGGAGGCACAGATTCAACGATCGCATAG